In the Butyricicoccus intestinisimiae genome, CATTGATCGTTGCTTCATTTGCCATATTGTACCCATCACTCCGTTTCTCAAGTATTCGATACGCCCGGCTGCGTAGTGATTATTGCTTCTTCGTTTCTTGCATCTTCGGTGAAAAAATGCTAGAATATTTTTAGTGAACGTTTCCACCGTCCTATGTGGAAACTAATTTATAATACCACAAAACACCCATTTTGTCAAGAATCGGATGGGTGCGCTGTCCCGTCGCTTCCGCCAGTTTTCGGCGAAATGCGGCGTTTTCTTTTATCCACATTGTCGGATGTGTCTCAAATCCGGAAAAAAATTTTGCCCCGCTTTTGCTGTGCGCAGTGAGCGGGGCATTGTCGTCTGTCTTGTCAGATGTGCAATTTTTATATCCAAAAGGCAACAGATTGCAGTCATCAGACGTTTGTGCTGATTTTTTTCGTCTCTGCTTCCTTCCAGAACGGAGAATGAAATTGCAGCTGTTCCGGCAAATGGCTCTGATCATTCCAGAGCACCACGCGATAGCTGCCGTCTTGGTCAAATTGAATGCAGCTCACGGAAGCATTTGCCAAAATCTGCGGCGGAAGCGCATCGAACGGAATGCCCAAGCTGCCAATGCTGCACAGCAGCGCGAAGCCATGCGACACAATCGCAATGGTTTTGTCTCGTTCTTTGCTGACAATTTTTTCAATCGTACCCAGCACACGCGCATGCACCTGCTCCGCGCTCTCGCCGTCCGGCGGGTTAAATTTTGCCGGATGCTCACGGAAATTGCGCATGACATCAGGATAATCCCGTATATTTTCATCATTTGTTCTGCCTTCCAGTGCGCCGCCGTCTATCTCTCGCAGACCGTCGCAGCAAATCGGCTGCACAGGCAGATGCGCGCACACGCCCTCCGCAGTCTGATACGCGCGCCGAAGCGGACTGGTGTACACGGCATCCAGCGGAATATGGGCAAATCGTTCGCCCAAGCATGCCGCCTGCTTTCGTCCCTTCTCTCCCAGCGGGATGTCTGACCGTCCCTGAAACCGTCCGGCAATGTTATTCTCGGTTGTGCCGTGCCGGATAAAATACACGGTCGTCATATCACAATTCCTCCTCGTTTGCACGAAAGGCGACCTCTCGGCCGCCTTTTTCCAGTTATTGTTGATCTTTTTTCACCGGCATGCACTGCAGGTATTGTCCGTACAGCGTCTTGCTCAGCTCATCGCCCAAGCTGTGCACCTGCTCCACCGTAATCAGTCCCTGCTCACAGGCAATTTCCTCCGGGCAAGCAACATACCGTCCGGTGCGCGTCTGTACCTCTCGAATCCGATTGCCGGCCTCCAGTAGGCTCTCTGCGGTTCCCGCATCCAGCCAAACAAAATCGTTGTCCAGCGGCGCAACCTTTAGGCTGCCGCGGCGCAGATATTCCAGATTGACATCGGTGATTTCCAGCTCGCCGCGCGCCGACGGCTTGAGATTGCGCGCAATGTCCAGTACATCGCTGTCATAAAAATACAAGCCCGGAATGATATAGTTGGATTTCGGAAAGCGCGGCTTTTCCTCAATGCTCAGCGCATTGCCGTCTGCGTCAAATTCTACAACGCCAAACGGGCGCGGATCTTCTACATAATAGCCAAATACCAGCGCGCCTTCCGTCAGCTCTCTGCCCTTCTTGAGGAACAGATAATCGCGGCTCTCATCATAAAAGATGTTGTCGCCCAGCACCAGACAAACCGAATCGCCCTTGATAAAGTCCTCTGCAACGAGGAATGCGTCCGCAATGCCGCGCGGCACCTTCTGCACCGCATACGAAATATGCGCGCCCCATGCGCTGCCGTCACCGAGCAGCTTGCTAAAGGTTTCTTCTTCTCCCTCCGGAATAATGACCATAATATCCGTGATACCAGCCTGAAGCAGAATGCTGAGCGGGTAATAAATCAGCGGCTTGTCATATACCGGCAGCAGCGGCTTGCAAATCATACGGGTCATCGGATACAGTCGTGTACCCTTGCCAGCTGCCAGAATCAATCCTTTCATGTAATAACTCCTTCTACAATCCTATTTTTCAAACTACTTTCCTATGATGCGCATTTTTCTATGTATATGCGCAAACAGTTCCATTTTTATTATGGCACTCGTCTTACCACTTGTCAAGGAAACACAGCGCTTTTTGCGCAATATATATTACATCAATCCCATACTGCGCAGCAGGAAAATCCAGCCCGTCAGTGTGACGGAGGAAAGCAGCGTTGTCAGCACAATGATACTTGTGGAAAGTTCTCCGTCATTTCCCATATTGGTCGCCATGACATAGCAGGAAACCGTCGTCGGAGAGCCCAGCATAATCAAGGCAGCAACCAGCTCCGCATCCTGCAATCCGAGCGCAATGGCAAGCGGCAGAAATACTGCCGGCAAAAAGACCAATTTGATTGCGGTTGCCCAAAGCGTCGGTTTGATTTTCGCCAACGCCTTGGTTCCCTCAAATCCGGCGCCGACAACGAGCAGCGCGAGCGGCGTCGCCGTTGCGCCGACGCTTTCAATCATCTTGAGCGGAATGGTTGGAATCTCTATGCGCAGCAGGGAAAACGGCAGTCCGAGCACAATGCCGATAATAATCGGATTTTTGAGCACATTGATGCATGCTTTGCGAATCGCCCCTGTGCCATGCTGTCCGCCGTTGGCGGAAAATGTCAAAATAATGACCGAGTAAATATTAAACAGCGGCACGGCAGACACAATCATCAGGGGCGCCAAGCCGGCATTGCCGTACATATTCTCCACAAATGCAATGCCCAAAATCGCCGCACTGCTTCGCACAGACGCCTGTGCAAACGCACCGACCAAGCTTTTGTCCTTGAGAATATGCGCCGCCAAAAACCAGACGCCCAAAAACACCAGCGTCGTGACGCCCGCACAGTACAGCACAAACGACAGCTTGAAATCTTCATATAAATTGGTTTGTGCGATATCGCGGAACAGCAACACCGGCAGGGCAACCAAAAACACATACTTGTTGCCGACACGGCAAAATTCATCTGTAAACAATCCGATTTGCTTGAGTATATAACCGAGCACGATGACCAGAAACACCGGCATCGTGGCGTTCAAGCTAAAAATAAAACTATCCATGTCCACCTCTGAAAACGATATTTTTTCTTGTTCAGTATAGCATATTTTTTCAAGCCACACAGCTTTTTATCACAAACACACCATTTTTAGCCCAAAAATCTGCGAATTGCACAAAAATTTGACCAAAAAAGCCCGTACCAAGCTATTTGCACAAAAAAGTCCTCGTTATTTTGGCGGTTTTACCACTATAAATTACAAGGCAGTTGTGATATATTTACAATTGTACTTTTTAGCAGGAGTACTGCATGACCCGCCTTATACAGAAGGCGGGAGTGAAATGCCATACAGAGAAGAGAGAGAAACGAGACGGTTGGGTGAACCGTCTCGTTTCGTTTTTATCCGGCATATCAAAAGAAGTTCCGTCAATTGACGGAACTTCTTTTCTCATGCTTATTCTGTCTCGTCTGCATCCGCTTGATTCTTGCTGTTCGCATAGGTTCGCAGCATATGCAGCGTCAACGTGATAAAGATGACGCAGATACAGCCATCCGTCAGTGCTTCCAGCAGATGTCCGCCCTGCATCAGCAAAACAATTGCATCATACAGCCGACGCACAGCGAGCACAGCAAATCCAAACGCCGCCAAGCGATACCGCATACCCAGATACATACAGAAGCACAGCGCCAGCAGTACCTCTACATGCTGCACGCCAAACGCAGCGAACACGAGGGACGCCGCCACGATAACAACCGCAAAAACCGCGGTCAGCACACGCTGTTTGCGTTGTTCCGCCTGTTCCGGCGTCAGCTCCGGTTTTTGTTCCGGCGGCTCCGGTTGTTCGTCTGGCCGTTCCTGCGGCTCTGCCCGCTTGACAGGATTAACCGCGCCCTCATCGTCCATCAGCAGCTGCTCCAGCGAAAATTTTTCCGCAGGCTGCGCCGGCCGTTGTTCTGCCAAAACCGGTTCCGGTTCGTACTCCTCCGGCTCGTCCGCTTCTTCCTGAAACATATCAAACATATCGGCAAACAGCGACTTCTTTTGGTCCGGCTGTTCGTCCGGTTCCGGTTGTTCGTCTGGCTGTTGCATCTGTTCCGGTTGTTCCTGTTGTATGATGTCAGCTTTCGGCAGAAACATCGTGGACGTATCCACCTCTTCCGGCTCGTCCGGTTTCTCCGACAGCTCCGGCTTCGGAATTGCCATGGTGCAGTCCTCGGCCTGTTCCGGTTCCTGCACCTCTTGCTCCTGTTTCTCCGCAAAAAGAAACGGCGGACGAATCGAATCGGAAAATCCGATGTGCTGTGCAACCGTATCTGAAATAGTATCAATGGTATCCGGCTGTTCCGGTTCCTCTGCAATCTGCATATGCGGGTCGGTGTCCTGCATCGCTTCTTCCGCCCGTCTCAATCGCTCCTGCATGCAGTGCGGTATCAACGTCTGTGCCGCGAAACCTGCAATGGTCAGCACAACGCCCAAACCAATCTGCACCGGCACAGAAGCAATCGACAGCAGCTGCGCCAGTACAATGCCCGCCGGAATGCCCAGCAAGCTGGTTGCAATCAGATACGCCGGCACGCGGAACAGCACACCGGTCACACCGAACAGCACAAAGCATGCCAGCAAAACGAGCATCAGTCCGCCGTCAACGACCTGTTCCACAAACGCGCCCGGCACATATCCAATCAGCGCGCCGAGCATGCCGCACGCCAAGAATACGCCAAGGTGTGTCACACGGTACGCGATTATGCCGAGCACAATGCCCAGCACCAGCATCGCCGCAGAGGACCACGCCAATCCGCCATTGGCAACGCCCAGCGAACCGAGCACGCCGGTCAGGCAAATGCCCAGACACACGCCGGTTACCGCGCCATACAGTGCACTGACCCAGCGCACAATCCAGCACCCCGTGAAGCACAAGACTCCCAGCACAAGCAGCAACAGCAGCTTTGCCAGCGTGCCTTCGTACAGCGAGGCAGCTGTTTGCAGTGCGATTTCAAATGCACTGTTTATGCTAACATTCATAGTTCATCAAACCTCTTTATTTTTATTCTGATTCCATGCTCTGTTTCCACTGGCACACACCATTTGCAATGCCAACCGCAATATTCTGTCGATATTCCTGCTGTTTGAGCTGCTCATTTTCTTGTGCATTGCTCAAAAAGCCCATCTCCAGCAAAATACACGGTACTTCAGACCAGTTAAATCCGGTCAAATCGCTGCGCGGTGTCAATCCGCGGCTATCCGCACCGGTCTGCTGCGTCACAGCCTGCAAAATAATCTGCGCAGCCTGTGCACTCGGCTGTTCAATCGAGGGTGTGCCCAGCAAATCTCCCGCCGGCACCTGCATAGACATGCCGGACGGCTGACTGCTTTCCGAACCGTCCGCATGAATGCGAATACACAAATCTACATGCGCTTCATTCGCCATGCTGGCGCGCTGCTGATTGCTCACGGTTGCCGCATGGTCTTGACGCGTCATCACAACCTGCGCGCCGCGCGCCTCCAGCTCTGCGCGAGCCAGCTCCGCCACCGCAAGATTGAGTTCTTCCTCCGTCTGGCCATCGCCTTCCGCACCGCTGACATAGGCAGGCTTGGTCTCCTGCGACAGCGGTGACACGCGCTCGGATGCGCTGGCATCCGTCACGCCGTGACCGGGGTCTAAGCACAGAACGACACCGGCGAGCGGCTGCGCCTGCTCGTCTTGGACTGCCGCATCGTCCAGCGGCGGGTCAACAATCACCGCTTGCTGCGGTGCGCTGCCCGCATCCGCCGAACCGGCGTCTGTATCCGGCACACTGCCGCACCCGCCGAGCAGCAGCAGCGTGATGAAGCTGCCTGTTATCAGATGTCTTATCGCCATCCCTTGCTCTCCTCATACGAAACCAATGTGGCAATGTTCGTGCGTTCCACATCCGAGAGCCGAGAATCAATATTGCTCGATGTACAGGAGCTGTCTCTGTGATACCATGTCTTGCCGGAAAAATAATTCTGCCAGCGCGTACTGTTGAAGGCATAGCCATGCCGCGCATAAATTTCATTGCGAATGGCCGCCACGGTGTCCTGATTCAAACCGCTCAAATCACTGGTGACAATATATTCCGTATCTGACGGCCAGAGATAGCCGTTGTTTCCTACCTCATCGTAATAATCATTGGCATGCGCCGCATCGGCACCATAATAATAGTAATTGTTTGTCACTTGAGAATCAGACGATGCTTTCGCCTTTTCTGTTTGTTCGCTTTTCTTTGCTTCCCCGCTGTCCGCCGAAGCTGTTCTTTGTGTCGGCTGCTGTACCTGCTCGGACTGGCTCTGCTTGGACGCCTCCATCTGCGCCTGTTGATTGCCTCTGGTCACAACGGTCAAACAGATGATGCAGACAATCAAGACGATCGCCACCGCAAGAATCGCGCCAATGATGACGGAGTTGCTGCGGTGTGCCCGACGAATCGGAATGCCTTCCTGCATCTGCGCCTGTGCTGCCTTTCCGGAAACGCGGCATCCGCACTGTGGACAGAAATCCGCATCTTCAGGGATATGTGCACCGCACCGGTTGCAATACATATCTGCTTCCTCCTATTATTTCATTCGATAATTACATTCATTATATCATGTCACACCTGTCCTGTCACGTATTTCCTATTCCAGCGCAAAAAACCGGCTGATTCCGCACCAAAAACGGTATCAGCCGGTTTTTCCCTACAATTATTTTCCTACACTGATACGTGTCAGCGCACGTTTGAGTCTTGCCTGCGCCAATTCCTGATCGCGGGCATCTGCGCGCTGCTGCAGCAGCTGCTCTGCGCGCTGCCGTGCGCGCTCGGCGCGGTCGACATCAATGTCTTCCGCCCATTCGAACGTCGTAGCAGCCAGATTCACTTGGTTGTCCCGCACGGACAGCATGCCGCCGATACACGCCGCACGGCGCGTCTCACCGTCTGCGCCCGTCACGCGGCATTCGCCCATACCCAACGCCGTCAGATACGGAATGTGATTCGCCAGAATGCTGACGTCACCGTCAATCGTCCGGACAAGCACGCGCTGCGCCTCGCCATTGAAGAACTCACCGTCCGCCGTCACAATGCGAAGATGGAATACACTCATGCGTTATTCCCCCTTCTTGGCTTTTTCTACGGCCTCCTCGATGGTTCCGACAAA is a window encoding:
- a CDS encoding histidine phosphatase family protein; translation: MTTVYFIRHGTTENNIAGRFQGRSDIPLGEKGRKQAACLGERFAHIPLDAVYTSPLRRAYQTAEGVCAHLPVQPICCDGLREIDGGALEGRTNDENIRDYPDVMRNFREHPAKFNPPDGESAEQVHARVLGTIEKIVSKERDKTIAIVSHGFALLCSIGSLGIPFDALPPQILANASVSCIQFDQDGSYRVVLWNDQSHLPEQLQFHSPFWKEAETKKISTNV
- the rfbA gene encoding glucose-1-phosphate thymidylyltransferase RfbA, translated to MKGLILAAGKGTRLYPMTRMICKPLLPVYDKPLIYYPLSILLQAGITDIMVIIPEGEEETFSKLLGDGSAWGAHISYAVQKVPRGIADAFLVAEDFIKGDSVCLVLGDNIFYDESRDYLFLKKGRELTEGALVFGYYVEDPRPFGVVEFDADGNALSIEEKPRFPKSNYIIPGLYFYDSDVLDIARNLKPSARGELEITDVNLEYLRRGSLKVAPLDNDFVWLDAGTAESLLEAGNRIREVQTRTGRYVACPEEIACEQGLITVEQVHSLGDELSKTLYGQYLQCMPVKKDQQ
- a CDS encoding AEC family transporter; amino-acid sequence: MDSFIFSLNATMPVFLVIVLGYILKQIGLFTDEFCRVGNKYVFLVALPVLLFRDIAQTNLYEDFKLSFVLYCAGVTTLVFLGVWFLAAHILKDKSLVGAFAQASVRSSAAILGIAFVENMYGNAGLAPLMIVSAVPLFNIYSVIILTFSANGGQHGTGAIRKACINVLKNPIIIGIVLGLPFSLLRIEIPTIPLKMIESVGATATPLALLVVGAGFEGTKALAKIKPTLWATAIKLVFLPAVFLPLAIALGLQDAELVAALIMLGSPTTVSCYVMATNMGNDGELSTSIIVLTTLLSSVTLTGWIFLLRSMGLM
- a CDS encoding TMEM198/TM7SF3 family protein; this translates as MNVSINSAFEIALQTAASLYEGTLAKLLLLLVLGVLCFTGCWIVRWVSALYGAVTGVCLGICLTGVLGSLGVANGGLAWSSAAMLVLGIVLGIIAYRVTHLGVFLACGMLGALIGYVPGAFVEQVVDGGLMLVLLACFVLFGVTGVLFRVPAYLIATSLLGIPAGIVLAQLLSIASVPVQIGLGVVLTIAGFAAQTLIPHCMQERLRRAEEAMQDTDPHMQIAEEPEQPDTIDTISDTVAQHIGFSDSIRPPFLFAEKQEQEVQEPEQAEDCTMAIPKPELSEKPDEPEEVDTSTMFLPKADIIQQEQPEQMQQPDEQPEPDEQPDQKKSLFADMFDMFQEEADEPEEYEPEPVLAEQRPAQPAEKFSLEQLLMDDEGAVNPVKRAEPQERPDEQPEPPEQKPELTPEQAEQRKQRVLTAVFAVVIVAASLVFAAFGVQHVEVLLALCFCMYLGMRYRLAAFGFAVLAVRRLYDAIVLLMQGGHLLEALTDGCICVIFITLTLHMLRTYANSKNQADADETE
- a CDS encoding N-acetylmuramoyl-L-alanine amidase family protein — encoded protein: MAIRHLITGSFITLLLLGGCGSVPDTDAGSADAGSAPQQAVIVDPPLDDAAVQDEQAQPLAGVVLCLDPGHGVTDASASERVSPLSQETKPAYVSGAEGDGQTEEELNLAVAELARAELEARGAQVVMTRQDHAATVSNQQRASMANEAHVDLCIRIHADGSESSQPSGMSMQVPAGDLLGTPSIEQPSAQAAQIILQAVTQQTGADSRGLTPRSDLTGFNWSEVPCILLEMGFLSNAQENEQLKQQEYRQNIAVGIANGVCQWKQSMESE
- a CDS encoding YARHG domain-containing protein, with amino-acid sequence MYCNRCGAHIPEDADFCPQCGCRVSGKAAQAQMQEGIPIRRAHRSNSVIIGAILAVAIVLIVCIICLTVVTRGNQQAQMEASKQSQSEQVQQPTQRTASADSGEAKKSEQTEKAKASSDSQVTNNYYYYGADAAHANDYYDEVGNNGYLWPSDTEYIVTSDLSGLNQDTVAAIRNEIYARHGYAFNSTRWQNYFSGKTWYHRDSSCTSSNIDSRLSDVERTNIATLVSYEESKGWR
- the atpC gene encoding ATP synthase F1 subunit epsilon, encoding MSVFHLRIVTADGEFFNGEAQRVLVRTIDGDVSILANHIPYLTALGMGECRVTGADGETRRAACIGGMLSVRDNQVNLAATTFEWAEDIDVDRAERARQRAEQLLQQRADARDQELAQARLKRALTRISVGK